ACGACCGACTGGCAGACGATGGTCTCGATTACGATTCCGGCCGCCTTTTCGGGCGTCTCGGCCGCCGTCCTGCTCGGGGTCGGCCGCGCCATCGGCGAGACGATGGCCGCGACGGTGATGCTGGCGAACACCCCGCGGCTGACCGAGCCGCTGGTCAACGTCTTCTACGGGCAGGCGACGCTCACCTCGCTCATCGCGAGCAGCTACGGGAGCGCGCGCGGCAATCAGCTCTCGGCGCTGTTCGCGGCCGGCGCGATACTGTTCATTACGGTGCTCGCGCTCTCGATCGGCTCCCAGTACATCGAGGCGCGCATGCGCCGCAAGCTCGGGGGTGAGGTCTGATGGCGAGTGCAACCGAGCGCTCGCTCGTCCGCGGTGAGTCAAGCGGCGGCGACCTCACGGCCGCGGGCGCTGTCGGGCTCGCCGGCGTCATGTTCGCGCTCGCGATGGTCGTGTTGTTCCAGCAGCTCTCGCTCACCGACACCGTCGCCGGCGTCCGGCTCATCGGTCTCCTCGGAGCCGGACTCCTCGCGCTCGGACTCGCGGTGGTCGGTCTCGGCGTTGCCGCCCGGTACGGCGTGCTCTCTGCGACGCCGCGTTCGAGTGCCGGACTCCTCTCCGGAGCCGTCTCCGGGCTGTTGTGGGCCGTCGTCGGTGGACTCGCCGGCGCGCGCGTCCTCGGTCTCGGGACGGTCGGCTGGCTGCTCTGTGCGGCCGTGGTCGGTGCCGGCGCCGCCGGGTTCACCGTGCTCACGCGCGAGGACGTCGGGACGACGGTGCCGGCGGGCCTGTTCACGGCACTCGTCGGGCTGGTCGTGCTCGTCACCATCGGTCCCTCGTGGGAGTGGGCGCTCGGCTGGGAGCAACAGCCCGCCTCGCTCACCGCCCCGATTACGGTGCCGGCGGTGACGCTCGCCGGCTCGCTCGTCGGCGGCTGGGCAGCCGCGGTCGCGTACGGCGGCTTCGGTGCCCGCGGCCGCCATCTGGGCGCGTACCTGCTCGTGTATCTCAACGCCGGCACCATCGTCGGCGTCCTGCTCGTGCTCATCGGCTTCACGGTGTTCAAGGGGTTGCCGGGGCTGTTCCGCGGCTTCGAGGTCGGACTCGGCGTCGGTCGCCAGGTCACCGTCGAACACTACCTCTTTCTCCCGTTCGTCGACTTCGCGCCCGGTATCTCGCTGGCGTTCGACCTCCCGGTCAAGTGGCCGTTCGTGATGGCCGGCGTCTCGTTGACGAACGACGTGAACGGCGTCTGGCCGGCCATCGTCGGCACCGTCTGGCTCGTCGTCGGAGCGGTCCTGCTCGCGGTGCCACTCGGCGTCGGGGCGGCGGTGTTCCTCACCGAGTACGCGGAGCGGGGCCGGTTTACCCAGCTGGTCGAGGTGGCGACGAACGGGCTGTGGTCGACCCCGAGCATCGTGTTCGGGCTGTTCGGCGCAGCCTTCCTCGTCCCCCGGTTCGCGAACCAGAAGTCGATACTCGCTGGCACCATCACGCTCGGCTTCATGCTGCTCCCGCTGGTGGTCATCACGACCCGCGAGTCGCTGCTCGCGGTCCCAGACGAGTACCGCGACGCGAGCGCGGCCCTCGGCGTCTCGAAGTGGCAGACCATCCGCAGCGTGGTTCTGCCGGCGGCGATTCCCGGCGTCACGACCGGCGTCATCCTCGGCGTCGGGCGCATCGCCGGCGAGACCGCCCCCATCCTGCTCACGATGACCGGTGCGGTCGCGCTCCCGGCGAATCAGGCGCTGAACGTGCTCGGGAGCTTCCGGTTTACCGCCGCGCCGCCGTTCGTGGCCAACGAGGCGCTGTTGCAGGCGACGACTGCGCTCCCGTACCAGCTGTACGCGCTCATCACGGCGGGCGTCGGGCAGTCGTCGAACATCTCCGACATCGACCAGTTCCGCTGGACGACGGCGTTGGTGCTGCTCATCGTCGTCTTGTCCTTCTACGCCATCGGCATCGCCACACGACACTACTTCCGACAGAAACTGACCCATGAGTAACACAGCTACGACCACCGCCGACACGACCGCGACGACAGCCGGCGAGACAGACGAACAGCTCAAAGCCGAGTGGCGCGAGTA
This portion of the Halosegnis longus genome encodes:
- the pstA gene encoding phosphate ABC transporter permease PstA; its protein translation is MASATERSLVRGESSGGDLTAAGAVGLAGVMFALAMVVLFQQLSLTDTVAGVRLIGLLGAGLLALGLAVVGLGVAARYGVLSATPRSSAGLLSGAVSGLLWAVVGGLAGARVLGLGTVGWLLCAAVVGAGAAGFTVLTREDVGTTVPAGLFTALVGLVVLVTIGPSWEWALGWEQQPASLTAPITVPAVTLAGSLVGGWAAAVAYGGFGARGRHLGAYLLVYLNAGTIVGVLLVLIGFTVFKGLPGLFRGFEVGLGVGRQVTVEHYLFLPFVDFAPGISLAFDLPVKWPFVMAGVSLTNDVNGVWPAIVGTVWLVVGAVLLAVPLGVGAAVFLTEYAERGRFTQLVEVATNGLWSTPSIVFGLFGAAFLVPRFANQKSILAGTITLGFMLLPLVVITTRESLLAVPDEYRDASAALGVSKWQTIRSVVLPAAIPGVTTGVILGVGRIAGETAPILLTMTGAVALPANQALNVLGSFRFTAAPPFVANEALLQATTALPYQLYALITAGVGQSSNISDIDQFRWTTALVLLIVVLSFYAIGIATRHYFRQKLTHE